Proteins from a genomic interval of Nitrospirota bacterium:
- a CDS encoding MraY family glycosyltransferase, whose product MGTAIFFSFMGSLIICMALIPALTASAWRLQFVDIPRERHAHDAPIAKVGGIAFAVATFAAVLLWSPKEQLILISLLGGAVILLFGMWDDRIGLNHRMKFCGQMLAAAIVVGLAGVRLTTVPFMDETLLPFWLAVPLTVLVIVGVTNAVNLADGLDGLAGGLSLLSFAGIAYLAYQANEPLLVLLMVSVLGGLLGFLRFNTYPAKIFMGDAGSQFLGHYLAVAAILLTDSGRTLYSPLLALFIWGVPLLDTIGVMGQRLLEGRSPFIGDRNHIHHKLLARGLTHGQAVTVIYLAHGAMVSCAYLLRWQSDAVLLGIYLFCAAAILSMFVRSRQPTTLAIKPTKTNGSTQATDQRSQVRIGVWALAAIQVAVPLYLIASVAMPREIPWDAGMIAAGLLVALLGSMAAGRGTPWAVRMGLYVGSTCLMYYSEISPRLSGPEMMTPVNIGFVILAGLVVLTIRFAGEDRFQTTPLDYLIVLLAVVMPFLPDMTAGEVPVSLLAAKLIVLFFSFELLLHIYASAATRLGWVSAWMLGGLVLRAWWL is encoded by the coding sequence ATGGGCACGGCGATATTTTTCAGCTTCATGGGATCGTTGATCATCTGTATGGCATTGATTCCGGCGTTGACGGCGTCAGCCTGGCGGCTCCAGTTCGTCGATATTCCCCGCGAACGGCATGCCCATGACGCGCCGATCGCGAAAGTCGGAGGTATCGCGTTTGCGGTCGCGACCTTTGCTGCAGTTTTGTTGTGGTCGCCCAAGGAACAGTTGATTTTGATCAGTCTGCTTGGCGGCGCGGTCATTCTTCTTTTCGGCATGTGGGATGACCGGATCGGTCTCAACCATCGCATGAAGTTTTGCGGGCAAATGCTGGCTGCAGCGATTGTCGTCGGGTTGGCGGGTGTTCGTCTGACAACAGTACCCTTCATGGATGAGACCCTGCTTCCCTTCTGGTTAGCCGTTCCACTCACTGTTCTGGTGATCGTGGGAGTGACGAATGCCGTCAACCTGGCGGACGGACTCGATGGTTTGGCCGGCGGGTTGTCCTTGCTCAGCTTTGCGGGCATTGCCTACCTCGCGTACCAGGCGAACGAGCCGCTGCTGGTGCTGTTGATGGTATCGGTCCTGGGAGGGCTGTTGGGATTTCTCCGCTTCAACACCTATCCGGCCAAGATCTTCATGGGCGATGCCGGGAGCCAGTTTCTGGGCCACTATCTGGCTGTGGCCGCTATTTTGCTGACCGATTCCGGCAGGACGCTCTACAGCCCCTTGCTGGCGCTGTTTATTTGGGGCGTGCCCCTGCTGGATACGATCGGGGTGATGGGGCAACGTTTGTTGGAAGGCCGGTCCCCGTTCATCGGCGATCGCAACCACATCCATCACAAGTTGCTGGCCAGAGGGTTGACCCATGGACAAGCCGTCACGGTGATCTACCTCGCTCATGGCGCGATGGTGAGTTGCGCCTATTTATTACGGTGGCAGTCGGATGCCGTCCTATTGGGTATCTACCTCTTCTGTGCCGCGGCGATTCTCTCCATGTTCGTTCGATCGCGCCAGCCGACGACGTTGGCGATCAAGCCCACAAAAACGAACGGCTCCACACAAGCAACGGACCAACGATCGCAGGTCCGAATTGGAGTATGGGCACTTGCGGCGATTCAAGTGGCAGTGCCTCTCTATCTCATCGCATCGGTGGCGATGCCGAGGGAGATTCCCTGGGACGCCGGGATGATCGCTGCGGGATTGCTGGTAGCCCTGTTAGGTTCAATGGCGGCAGGCCGCGGAACGCCATGGGCCGTGCGGATGGGTTTGTATGTCGGGAGCACCTGCCTGATGTATTACAGCGAAATCTCCCCGCGCCTTTCCGGCCCCGAGATGATGACGCCCGTCAATATCGGGTTCGTGATCTTAGCGGGACTCGTCGTGTTGACCATTCGATTTGCCGGGGAGGACCGGTTTCAAACGACGCCGTTGGACTACTTGATTGTTTTATTGGCCGTCGTGATGCCGTTCTTGCCGGACATGACTGCGGGCGAAGTGCCGGTCAGTCTTCTTGCGGCAAAACTGATTGTGTTGTTCTTTTCATTTGAGCTGCTGCTCCATATCTATGCTTCAGCGGCCACCCGCTTGGGTTGGGTTTCTGCCTGGATGTTGGGCGGGTTGGTGTTACGAGCCTGGTGGTTATGA
- a CDS encoding tetratricopeptide repeat protein encodes MKQGIALVLVVLMMSGTLGCGGPEEHKTKYRLRAQEYFEQGNFPKARVAIRNVLKIDPKDVEAYFLYAQVEEKERNWRNALAGYQQVVELSPEHNRALIKLAKFYLEARALEQVTQITDRILAKAPNHVPAQALQIAVTAVTGKLDEAIGRAEQLIAAAPADTDAVLLIASLYTANQRGEEAVPLLRRSLETQPGNLELLDALSSTLIKQGHMDEAAATLQQITELEPTVLNHRWRQAAVYDQQQRYDKAEAVLKETVQLDPEDETRRLALVEYVAKRRGVEQAELSLLEARKALPRAGKLWFALANLYESTQRTDKARETYQAIQKEYQKKPEGLEAQVKLAGLDWAAGKTDEAERQLQDVLKENARSTDALLLRGKIALQRGNGKDATQDFRSVLKDQPESADGHLLLARAYLMTGETTLARESLGGALSLKPALMEAQLMLAGLDASVGHTKEARERLEPLVARNPGNVTLLGMMFQLQTQEKDWGQSQETLTKLRTAGADQTAADLAEGHVALAQQQWDKAEAAYSRAAEQRPLAPEPLLALVQLGIKRGQVAQVQSRLEALIAAHPDHPFADGFFGELLLTRGDTAAAIAHFEAAARLNPKWSTPWVHLARYHYAGKRLTEGDEFLRKGLQESPDNEQMRLLLAVSLDAQRRFDEAIAHYETVLKTSPKSMLAANNLAATLIDHKSDSKSLERALTLSRAFESQTPNPYLLDTLGWAHYKLDHGNDAVRLLKQATALAPDHPVLNYHLGAALSKSGHPGDALVYLKKAVAAGTPFEGLDAAKALLAEVAG; translated from the coding sequence ATGAAACAGGGGATAGCTCTCGTACTGGTCGTTCTGATGATGAGCGGGACTCTCGGCTGCGGGGGTCCCGAAGAGCACAAAACCAAATATCGCTTACGCGCGCAAGAATATTTTGAGCAGGGCAATTTCCCCAAAGCCCGCGTGGCGATTCGAAACGTCCTGAAGATCGATCCCAAAGACGTCGAAGCCTATTTCCTCTATGCACAAGTGGAGGAAAAGGAGCGCAATTGGCGCAACGCCCTGGCAGGGTATCAACAGGTCGTGGAATTGAGTCCGGAGCATAATCGCGCATTGATTAAACTGGCCAAATTTTATCTGGAGGCGCGCGCCCTTGAGCAGGTGACCCAAATCACGGACCGGATTCTGGCGAAGGCGCCAAACCATGTTCCTGCGCAGGCGTTGCAAATCGCTGTGACGGCGGTCACCGGCAAGCTCGATGAGGCCATCGGTCGAGCCGAGCAGTTGATCGCAGCGGCGCCGGCCGACACCGATGCCGTGCTGCTCATTGCTTCGCTCTATACCGCCAATCAACGAGGGGAGGAGGCGGTGCCGCTGCTTAGGCGATCCCTGGAGACTCAGCCAGGCAATCTCGAACTGCTCGATGCTCTGTCCTCGACTTTGATCAAGCAGGGCCATATGGACGAAGCGGCGGCGACGCTGCAGCAGATTACTGAGCTGGAGCCGACGGTTCTGAATCACCGGTGGCGACAGGCAGCGGTTTACGATCAACAACAGCGATACGACAAAGCCGAAGCCGTGCTCAAGGAAACGGTGCAACTCGACCCTGAGGATGAAACACGCCGATTGGCGCTTGTCGAATATGTGGCCAAGCGCCGTGGAGTCGAGCAGGCGGAATTGTCTCTGCTTGAGGCGCGCAAGGCATTGCCGCGTGCCGGCAAACTCTGGTTTGCCCTTGCGAATCTCTATGAATCGACTCAACGGACGGATAAAGCCCGCGAGACCTATCAGGCGATTCAGAAAGAGTATCAAAAGAAACCCGAAGGGCTTGAGGCGCAGGTCAAACTCGCCGGGCTCGATTGGGCAGCGGGTAAGACGGACGAGGCGGAGCGGCAGCTTCAAGACGTGTTGAAGGAAAATGCCCGATCGACGGATGCCTTGCTCTTGCGGGGAAAGATCGCTTTGCAGCGCGGGAACGGTAAGGACGCCACACAGGATTTCCGGTCCGTACTGAAGGACCAGCCTGAGTCGGCTGACGGGCATCTGTTGCTTGCGCGAGCCTACTTGATGACGGGTGAAACGACGCTCGCCCGCGAGAGTTTGGGTGGAGCGCTCAGCTTGAAGCCGGCGTTGATGGAAGCCCAGCTGATGCTGGCGGGACTGGATGCGTCCGTTGGACATACCAAAGAAGCACGAGAACGCTTGGAGCCGCTCGTCGCTCGCAATCCCGGTAACGTCACCCTGTTAGGCATGATGTTTCAGTTGCAGACACAGGAGAAGGATTGGGGACAGAGTCAGGAGACGTTGACGAAACTGAGAACAGCCGGTGCGGACCAGACAGCCGCTGATTTAGCGGAGGGGCATGTCGCCTTGGCCCAACAGCAATGGGACAAGGCGGAAGCCGCCTATTCCCGAGCCGCCGAGCAACGGCCACTCGCACCGGAACCGCTCCTGGCCCTGGTGCAGCTTGGGATCAAGCGTGGACAGGTTGCTCAGGTGCAATCTCGACTTGAAGCATTGATAGCGGCCCATCCCGATCATCCCTTCGCGGATGGATTTTTTGGCGAGCTGTTGCTGACGAGGGGAGATACCGCTGCGGCCATCGCGCATTTTGAGGCTGCGGCGCGTCTGAATCCGAAATGGAGTACCCCTTGGGTTCACCTGGCCCGCTATCACTACGCGGGAAAACGCCTGACGGAGGGGGACGAGTTCCTGCGCAAAGGGCTTCAAGAGAGCCCGGACAATGAACAGATGCGCTTGCTGTTGGCGGTGAGTCTCGATGCGCAGCGCCGGTTCGACGAGGCCATTGCCCATTACGAGACGGTGTTAAAGACGAGTCCGAAGTCGATGCTGGCGGCGAACAATCTCGCAGCGACATTGATCGATCACAAAAGCGATTCGAAAAGTCTTGAGCGAGCTCTGACGCTGAGCCGGGCCTTTGAGTCGCAGACGCCGAATCCCTATCTGCTCGATACCTTGGGGTGGGCACATTATAAGCTGGACCATGGGAACGATGCGGTGCGCTTGCTGAAGCAAGCCACGGCCTTGGCACCGGACCATCCGGTGCTGAACTACCATCTTGGCGCGGCACTATCGAAGTCTGGACATCCTGGCGATGCGCTCGTGTATTTGAAAAAGGCGGTGGCGGCAGGAACCCCGTTTGAGGGATTGGACGCAGCCAAAGCATTGCTGGCGGAGGTGGCGGGATGA
- a CDS encoding Wzz/FepE/Etk N-terminal domain-containing protein has translation MVGVPMNSGRAPQTPRAVAAPTKDLYDYLALLRRRKTLILMVAAALLAASAALAFLLPAVYRSTATILIEEQEIPPDLVRSAIATYADQRIETIKQQVLSRSTLWHIVEQYGLYKDLRKRNPTEEVLARFVKDIQIDVMNVKVIDKRTQNPTQATIAFTLLYDGESPELAQKVANELTSLFLGENLKTRERHAQETTAFLKREAESLSHHIQDLEGKLAEVKQRAAGALPELVQLNMQLLSSTQREVIESDRDIRSLKERKTYLEGELASLKPHTPLINASGDRMLDTSERLKALRAQYASASAYLEPEHPDLIKMKQELSSLEKEPGATDGREELSKRLTAEQASLAALRERMEASHPDVVKTQNVVASLERELQAVLAMPPKPLTVKPENPAYINIQSQLASTTASLQSLEKARVDLKRRLEEYAKRVETTPTIEPEYLDLLRDRENSVRKYQEITSRLMEAQVSGELEVQRKGERFSLINPPELPEKPDRPNRLAILLLGAFLAIAGGVGTGVVADNVDRTIYTSDQLGRAMGMAPLGVIPYLPSEDEVVQLGRRRAVVGLAGLGVVVVGAVVLHLTWMPLDVLWYTIMRKLG, from the coding sequence ATGGTCGGTGTCCCAATGAACAGCGGACGTGCGCCACAGACTCCACGAGCCGTGGCGGCTCCCACAAAAGATCTCTACGACTATCTGGCCCTGCTGCGACGTCGCAAGACCTTGATCCTCATGGTCGCCGCAGCGCTCTTGGCGGCCAGCGCCGCGCTGGCGTTTCTGCTGCCGGCGGTGTATCGGTCGACCGCGACGATTCTCATTGAAGAGCAGGAAATCCCGCCCGATCTCGTCCGGTCGGCCATCGCGACCTACGCCGATCAGCGCATCGAGACGATCAAGCAGCAAGTCTTGAGCCGTTCGACCTTGTGGCACATCGTCGAGCAATACGGCCTCTACAAGGATCTTCGGAAGCGAAACCCGACGGAAGAAGTTCTCGCTCGCTTCGTGAAGGATATCCAGATCGACGTGATGAACGTGAAGGTGATCGATAAGCGCACACAGAATCCTACCCAGGCGACGATTGCTTTTACACTGTTGTACGATGGCGAGAGCCCTGAGCTGGCACAGAAAGTGGCGAATGAGCTGACCAGCTTATTCCTGGGGGAAAATCTCAAGACCCGCGAGCGGCATGCGCAGGAAACCACCGCGTTCTTGAAACGCGAAGCCGAGAGTCTCTCGCATCATATCCAGGATCTGGAAGGCAAGCTGGCGGAGGTGAAGCAGCGAGCCGCCGGGGCGCTTCCCGAACTGGTGCAACTGAATATGCAGCTCCTGAGTTCGACCCAACGGGAAGTGATCGAGTCCGACCGGGATATCAGAAGTTTGAAAGAACGGAAAACCTACCTGGAAGGAGAGTTGGCCTCGCTGAAGCCGCATACACCCCTCATTAATGCGAGTGGCGACCGGATGCTGGACACGAGCGAGCGCTTGAAAGCGCTGAGAGCGCAATATGCCAGCGCCTCGGCCTACCTCGAACCAGAGCATCCCGACCTCATCAAGATGAAACAGGAGCTGTCGTCGCTTGAGAAAGAGCCTGGCGCGACGGACGGGCGTGAGGAGCTGTCGAAGCGTCTGACGGCGGAGCAGGCGTCGCTCGCGGCACTGCGCGAGCGGATGGAAGCTTCGCACCCCGATGTGGTGAAAACGCAGAATGTCGTCGCCTCACTCGAACGAGAGCTGCAGGCCGTCTTAGCCATGCCGCCCAAGCCACTCACCGTGAAGCCGGAGAATCCAGCCTATATCAATATTCAGTCGCAGTTGGCATCGACGACGGCGTCACTGCAATCTCTGGAAAAAGCACGGGTAGATCTGAAACGGCGATTGGAGGAGTATGCCAAGCGAGTGGAGACGACACCGACGATCGAGCCCGAATATCTCGATCTACTGCGTGATCGTGAAAACTCCGTGCGCAAATACCAGGAGATCACTTCTCGCTTAATGGAAGCGCAGGTCTCAGGTGAATTGGAAGTGCAGCGGAAGGGCGAGAGATTCTCATTGATCAATCCGCCAGAGCTGCCGGAAAAACCGGACCGGCCCAACCGTCTGGCGATTCTGCTGCTGGGTGCGTTTCTCGCCATCGCCGGAGGAGTGGGAACCGGTGTCGTTGCGGACAATGTGGATCGCACGATCTATACGTCCGACCAGCTTGGCCGCGCGATGGGGATGGCTCCGTTGGGCGTGATTCCCTATCTGCCGTCGGAGGACGAAGTCGTGCAGCTCGGACGCCGTCGAGCAGTTGTCGGCCTTGCCGGACTTGGTGTGGTGGTGGTTGGCGCAGTCGTCCTCCATCTGACATGGATGCCTCTGGATGTGTTGTGGTACACGATCATGAGAAAACTCGGCTGA
- a CDS encoding glycosyltransferase family 4 protein, giving the protein MKTIFINRYFSPDHSATSQLLSDLAFDLASRGQDIHVITGGQLYTDPQASLLSEEVISGVKVHRVRTSRFGRARLWGRMLDYLTFYLGATWRLLRSIKPGDVVVAKTDPPMMSVCAGWAATMKKGILVNWVQDLFPEVATSLDVYGVRFAAPMLKRLRNRSLQQGRSNVVLGTIMAQRLRDEGVPSDQITVIENWADGDLIQPVPKEANPLLREWGLKGKFVLGYSGNMGHVHEFKTMIDAAERLKEETDIAFVFIGAGIARPWLEAEVAERGLPNVQFRPYQPADRLRWSLSVPDVHFISLRPTLEGMIVPSKFYGIAAAGRPVIHVGDPDGEIARILEREQCGWSFCIGEVGPIVDCIRELSYSRNKVTEAGQRARRAFDRQYARIHALQTWRTLLESVSVPVSRFEPKAEPALLVVAGKE; this is encoded by the coding sequence ATGAAAACTATCTTCATCAATCGTTATTTTTCCCCCGACCACTCCGCGACGAGTCAGCTCCTCAGCGATCTGGCCTTCGACCTTGCCTCCCGGGGTCAGGACATTCACGTGATTACCGGCGGGCAACTCTATACCGACCCCCAGGCCTCGCTTCTCTCCGAGGAAGTGATCAGCGGGGTGAAGGTCCACCGGGTGCGCACATCGCGGTTCGGCCGCGCCCGTCTGTGGGGACGGATGCTCGACTATCTGACCTTTTACCTCGGCGCGACCTGGCGGTTGCTCCGTTCGATCAAGCCGGGCGATGTGGTGGTGGCCAAAACCGATCCCCCGATGATGTCGGTCTGTGCCGGGTGGGCGGCAACCATGAAGAAGGGCATTCTGGTCAATTGGGTTCAGGACCTGTTTCCTGAAGTGGCCACCTCGCTGGATGTCTACGGAGTGCGCTTTGCCGCACCGATGCTGAAACGATTGCGCAACAGGTCGCTCCAGCAGGGTCGGTCGAACGTCGTGCTAGGGACAATCATGGCCCAACGTCTGCGGGATGAAGGGGTCCCGTCCGATCAGATCACGGTGATCGAGAACTGGGCAGACGGCGACCTCATTCAGCCGGTTCCCAAGGAAGCCAATCCGCTGCTGCGCGAATGGGGATTGAAAGGGAAGTTCGTCTTGGGTTATTCCGGCAATATGGGACATGTCCACGAGTTCAAGACCATGATCGATGCGGCGGAGCGATTGAAAGAGGAGACCGACATCGCCTTCGTATTTATCGGCGCCGGCATCGCGCGTCCATGGCTCGAAGCGGAAGTCGCGGAGAGGGGCCTGCCGAACGTGCAGTTCCGCCCCTACCAGCCGGCCGATCGTTTGCGCTGGAGCCTGAGTGTGCCGGATGTCCATTTCATTTCGTTGAGACCGACGCTGGAAGGAATGATTGTGCCGAGCAAGTTCTATGGCATTGCCGCCGCTGGACGGCCGGTGATTCATGTCGGCGATCCCGATGGAGAGATCGCCCGTATCCTGGAGCGCGAACAATGCGGGTGGAGTTTCTGTATCGGTGAAGTCGGTCCCATCGTGGATTGCATTCGAGAGCTGTCGTATAGCCGTAACAAGGTGACCGAGGCTGGCCAGCGCGCGCGCCGCGCGTTCGATCGGCAGTATGCCCGTATTCATGCGCTGCAGACCTGGCGGACGCTTCTGGAATCCGTGTCCGTTCCCGTTTCCCGCTTCGAGCCAAAAGCCGAACCGGCATTGCTGGTCGTGGCTGGAAAAGAATAA
- a CDS encoding polysaccharide biosynthesis/export family protein: MRAFLQNMLAQGFVSGAIVIGGLCLFGNNQVFAAETAVAEPSYLLGPEDVLKVAVWKDEQLTQETVVRPDGMITFPLIGDVSATGRTAEDVRLEIAKRLSKFLPNPNVTVSVLKVLSNRIYVLGRVNKPGEYLVGHYTDVLQALSMAGGLTPYASENDIKIMRRGGANQQVFHFRYGDMQKEKDLRQNILLQRGDVVMVP; encoded by the coding sequence ATGAGAGCGTTTCTCCAAAATATGTTGGCGCAGGGGTTTGTCAGTGGGGCGATCGTCATAGGAGGACTCTGTCTGTTCGGAAACAACCAGGTCTTCGCGGCAGAGACGGCGGTCGCCGAACCCAGCTACCTGCTCGGCCCGGAAGACGTGCTGAAGGTCGCGGTGTGGAAGGATGAACAGCTCACGCAGGAAACGGTGGTGCGCCCCGACGGGATGATCACCTTCCCGCTCATTGGAGACGTGTCCGCAACGGGCCGTACAGCAGAGGATGTGCGCCTAGAAATTGCGAAACGGCTGAGCAAGTTTCTCCCGAATCCCAATGTCACGGTCTCTGTGCTCAAAGTGCTGAGTAACCGCATCTATGTGCTCGGGCGAGTGAACAAGCCCGGAGAGTATCTGGTCGGCCACTACACCGATGTGTTGCAAGCGTTGAGTATGGCAGGAGGCCTCACGCCCTATGCATCTGAGAACGACATCAAGATCATGCGGCGTGGCGGAGCCAATCAGCAGGTCTTTCATTTCAGATATGGAGATATGCAGAAGGAGAAAGACCTGAGGCAGAATATTTTGTTGCAGCGTGGCGACGTGGTGATGGTGCCGTGA
- a CDS encoding CpsD/CapB family tyrosine-protein kinase, with product MEYLQQGLERFKQEHGSEVPPQRRQAGAPRPVPPPIVYTSTKTVELTDETMRTQRLISGFEGGGFVDAFKMLRTQVVKQCRQNGWNVLGVTSPIPHEGKTLTAVNLSLALAMDLAHTVLLVDADMHRPAVHQAFGMESCPGLTEHLFDEVPLEQLLIHPGIGRFVFLPGGRVIANSAEALASPKMAVLVEELKHRYPARLLVFDLPPLLSRADVLGFVPHIDALLLVVEEGRTASTDVKRAMGLLKGSVPVLGGILNKSCRGALTQRRANELLMTSSR from the coding sequence ATGGAGTATTTGCAACAGGGGTTGGAACGGTTCAAACAAGAGCACGGATCGGAGGTGCCGCCTCAGAGGCGGCAAGCCGGCGCGCCTCGACCGGTGCCCCCGCCCATCGTCTATACTTCGACGAAAACCGTTGAACTCACTGATGAGACGATGCGGACCCAGCGCTTGATCTCCGGGTTCGAAGGGGGCGGCTTTGTCGACGCGTTTAAAATGCTTCGAACTCAGGTCGTGAAACAATGCCGTCAGAACGGGTGGAATGTATTGGGAGTGACGAGTCCTATTCCACACGAAGGGAAAACGCTTACCGCCGTCAATCTGTCACTGGCCTTGGCGATGGATTTAGCTCATACGGTTTTGCTCGTCGATGCCGACATGCATCGGCCAGCCGTTCACCAGGCATTTGGGATGGAGAGTTGTCCCGGCTTGACCGAGCATCTCTTCGATGAGGTGCCGCTCGAACAATTGTTGATTCACCCAGGGATCGGCCGATTTGTGTTCCTCCCCGGTGGACGCGTGATCGCGAATTCCGCAGAGGCCCTTGCCTCGCCCAAGATGGCGGTCTTGGTGGAGGAACTGAAGCACCGGTATCCCGCAAGGCTTCTGGTGTTCGACTTGCCGCCTCTGTTGTCGCGTGCCGATGTCCTGGGGTTTGTTCCACACATCGATGCGCTGCTCCTGGTCGTCGAAGAGGGCCGGACAGCCTCGACAGATGTGAAGCGGGCCATGGGGCTGCTCAAGGGAAGCGTGCCGGTTCTTGGCGGCATCTTGAATAAATCCTGTCGAGGGGCACTCACGCAGCGTCGGGCAAACGAGCTTCTCATGACCAGTTCAAGGTAA
- the xrtD gene encoding VPLPA-CTERM-specific exosortase XrtD: MKSHPTTFEAPLPSVSVMSQTRLLVGMSAWVFWGVLAVVLAALGYLYADSLGVLAQSWLEDDNYSHGPFIPLISLYLIWLRRNQLHIVERRGAWWGLPITAVGLIVYVVGEFASMHAVVQLSLWVVIVGLLTCVIGLSGIRLLAFPLLYLLAAIPMPEFLQGELSNRLQLWSSALGIGCLQFIGVMAYREGNVIDLGPIQLQVVEACSGLRYLFPLTALTLLVAYLYRESLWKRVLLVLSSIPISILLNGFRIGTIGLLVETYGKSAADGFSHFFEGWIFFVASLGLLCAEMWLLSRVGSTSPRRPFSELIGPPSVKAGGSERTHADASADRVSPAPLLAGGVLLIVAVLAAPSVAPHEFPAPARQSLLDFPLQLGEWAGVSSVMERQYLDALQLDDYVLADYSAGEKVPVNLYVAYYRSPKKGRSSHSPRQCIPGGGWEITSFEPLRLDQRLDMAKALEVNRLVIQKGGQKQIVYYWFKQRDRWFTSEYGVKFYLFWDSLTRHRADGALVRLVSGVNAGETEARVDARLQTMAGLVTPLLDRYVPD; encoded by the coding sequence ATGAAGAGTCACCCCACAACGTTCGAAGCCCCGCTGCCTTCTGTTTCCGTGATGTCTCAGACTCGACTGCTGGTGGGCATGAGCGCTTGGGTCTTCTGGGGCGTGCTGGCCGTTGTGCTGGCAGCTCTGGGCTATCTCTACGCAGACAGCCTGGGCGTGCTGGCGCAGTCCTGGTTGGAAGATGACAATTACAGTCATGGGCCGTTCATTCCGCTGATCTCGCTGTACCTGATTTGGCTTCGACGGAATCAGTTGCATATTGTCGAGCGACGTGGCGCCTGGTGGGGGCTCCCGATAACCGCAGTAGGACTCATTGTGTATGTCGTCGGCGAGTTTGCCTCCATGCATGCGGTGGTCCAGCTCTCGTTATGGGTTGTGATCGTGGGGTTGCTGACGTGCGTTATCGGACTGTCCGGGATCCGCCTGCTGGCCTTTCCCTTGCTGTACCTTCTCGCCGCCATTCCGATGCCGGAGTTTCTGCAGGGGGAACTGTCCAATCGTCTCCAGTTGTGGTCTTCGGCCTTGGGGATCGGATGTCTCCAATTCATCGGAGTCATGGCCTACCGGGAAGGCAACGTAATCGATCTGGGGCCGATACAACTGCAAGTCGTCGAGGCCTGCAGCGGACTCCGGTATCTGTTCCCCCTCACGGCCCTCACCTTGCTCGTGGCCTATCTCTATCGAGAATCCCTCTGGAAGCGGGTGCTGCTTGTGCTGTCCAGTATTCCCATCTCGATACTCCTCAACGGTTTCCGGATCGGCACCATCGGCCTGTTAGTCGAGACCTATGGCAAGAGTGCGGCAGACGGCTTCAGCCATTTCTTTGAGGGTTGGATCTTCTTCGTGGCAAGTTTAGGCCTGCTCTGTGCCGAGATGTGGCTCTTGTCCCGCGTTGGGTCGACCTCACCAAGGCGTCCATTTAGCGAATTGATCGGCCCTCCCTCAGTGAAGGCGGGTGGATCGGAGAGGACACATGCAGACGCATCGGCTGATCGCGTGTCTCCCGCTCCTCTGCTGGCGGGAGGCGTCTTGCTCATAGTGGCGGTCTTGGCTGCTCCATCAGTCGCCCCGCACGAGTTTCCTGCTCCTGCGCGGCAGTCGTTGCTCGACTTTCCCTTGCAGCTCGGTGAATGGGCCGGCGTTTCTTCTGTCATGGAGCGACAGTACCTCGACGCCTTGCAATTGGACGATTACGTGCTTGCGGACTACAGCGCGGGGGAGAAGGTTCCAGTCAACCTGTACGTGGCCTATTATCGCTCGCCGAAAAAAGGCCGCTCGTCGCATTCCCCCCGGCAGTGTATTCCCGGCGGGGGCTGGGAGATTACCTCCTTCGAGCCGTTGAGGCTGGACCAGCGGTTAGACATGGCCAAGGCGTTGGAGGTCAATCGTCTGGTGATTCAGAAGGGCGGCCAGAAACAGATTGTGTACTACTGGTTCAAACAACGTGATCGCTGGTTCACCAGCGAGTATGGCGTGAAATTTTATCTTTTTTGGGATTCCTTGACCCGCCACAGGGCAGACGGCGCGCTCGTGCGTCTCGTGTCCGGCGTCAATGCCGGCGAGACGGAGGCCAGAGTCGATGCGCGTCTACAGACCATGGCCGGTCTCGTGACACCGCTGTTAGACCGTTATGTTCCAGATTAA